One segment of Amycolatopsis alba DSM 44262 DNA contains the following:
- a CDS encoding NUDIX hydrolase, protein MRSDTLRVLLWRRALDPHLGRWSLPGGRLRPDEDVEASIRRQLAEKVDVRQLKHVEQLAVFSAPDRVPGPRVVATAFLGLVPSDVDPEIPEDTEWHDVSELPRTAFDHESIVLRARDRLRSKLCYTNLGFALAPEEFTVSALRGLYSAALGYRVSATNLQRVLSRRGLLLPTGHTAPPGRSGGRPAALFSFAGKGMQITDPFAVFRPPAGK, encoded by the coding sequence GTGCGCTCGGACACACTCCGGGTCCTGCTGTGGCGCCGCGCGCTCGATCCGCATCTGGGCCGCTGGTCCCTTCCCGGCGGCAGGCTTCGCCCGGATGAAGACGTCGAGGCGTCCATTCGGCGGCAGCTCGCGGAGAAGGTCGACGTACGCCAGTTGAAGCATGTGGAGCAGCTGGCCGTGTTCAGCGCACCGGACCGGGTACCGGGCCCGCGTGTCGTCGCGACGGCGTTCCTCGGCCTCGTACCGTCCGATGTGGACCCCGAGATTCCCGAAGACACCGAGTGGCACGACGTTTCCGAACTGCCGCGGACGGCGTTCGACCACGAGTCCATCGTGCTGCGCGCGCGGGACCGGCTCCGCTCGAAGCTCTGCTACACGAATCTCGGGTTCGCGCTCGCCCCGGAAGAGTTCACCGTTTCGGCGTTGCGGGGACTGTATTCGGCTGCGCTGGGTTACCGGGTGTCCGCGACGAACCTGCAGCGTGTGCTGTCCCGGCGCGGACTGCTCCTCCCCACCGGGCACACCGCTCCGCCAGGGCGCAGCGGCGGCCGTCCGGCGGCACTCTTCTCCTTCGCGGGCAAGGGGATGCAGATCACCGACCCGTTCGCCGTGTTCCGGCCGCCCGCCGGAAAGTGA
- a CDS encoding DUF2567 domain-containing protein — translation MGETTGKPAHLSSSVPDPWSVPVLPRPRRPHPKVVVKADLLPAVSVLSTAGLLGFPLAWLWSRLAPPQRMRVINDRGGLAPLELESWHRFDDLAIYGFLALGAGLLIGIVTWLLRERRGPVVLIAATGGAALAGWLGTTMGVSFANGRYEIASAPAVGDVIAKAPQIESPWIMLAAPLMTALAYTLLTAWNGREDLGRRLG, via the coding sequence TTGGGCGAGACGACGGGCAAACCGGCACACCTGTCTTCCAGCGTGCCCGACCCCTGGTCGGTGCCCGTGCTGCCGAGGCCGCGCCGCCCGCACCCGAAGGTCGTCGTCAAGGCCGATCTGCTGCCGGCGGTCAGCGTGCTGTCCACGGCGGGGCTGCTCGGCTTCCCGCTGGCCTGGCTGTGGTCACGGCTCGCGCCGCCGCAGCGGATGCGGGTCATCAACGACCGCGGCGGCCTCGCGCCGCTGGAACTCGAGAGCTGGCACCGCTTCGACGACCTCGCCATCTACGGCTTCCTCGCGCTCGGCGCCGGGCTGCTGATCGGCATCGTGACCTGGCTGCTGCGGGAGCGCCGCGGCCCGGTCGTGCTGATCGCCGCGACCGGCGGCGCGGCCCTCGCGGGCTGGCTGGGCACGACGATGGGCGTCTCGTTCGCCAACGGCCGCTACGAGATCGCCTCCGCGCCGGCCGTCGGCGACGTCATCGCGAAGGCCCCGCAGATCGAATCGCCGTGGATCATGCTCGCCGCGCCGTTGATGACCGCGCTGGCGTACACGCTGCTGACCGCGTGGAACGGGCGAGAAGACCTGGGCCGCCGCCTCGGCTGA
- the nadA gene encoding quinolinate synthase NadA — MTITFENDLTPYGGVVADAAWAEEVRSLARKRDAVLLAHNYQVPEIQDIADFTGDSLALSRIAASSDASTIVFCGVHFMAETAKILAPEKTVLIPDARAGCSLADSITGAQLRAWKAEHPGAVVVSYVNTTAEVKAETDICCTSSNAVDVVASIPADQEVLFLPDQFLGAHVKRVTGRENMHIWAGECHVHAGINGAELAERASENPDADLFIHPECGCATSALYLAGEGAVAPERVKILSTGDMVHAARDTKAKSVLVATEIGMIHQLRKAAPEIDFRAVNDRASCRYMKMITPAALLRSLREGADEVHVDIETAARARASVQRMIEIGQPGGGE, encoded by the coding sequence ATGACGATCACGTTTGAGAACGACCTGACTCCCTACGGTGGCGTCGTCGCCGACGCGGCTTGGGCCGAGGAGGTGCGGAGCCTCGCTCGCAAGCGTGACGCCGTCCTGCTCGCGCACAACTACCAGGTTCCCGAGATCCAGGACATCGCCGACTTCACCGGCGATTCCCTCGCGCTCAGCCGGATCGCGGCGAGCAGCGACGCGTCCACCATCGTCTTCTGCGGCGTGCACTTCATGGCCGAGACGGCGAAGATTCTCGCGCCCGAGAAGACGGTCCTGATCCCGGACGCGCGGGCAGGCTGTTCGCTCGCGGACTCGATCACCGGCGCCCAGCTGCGCGCCTGGAAGGCCGAGCACCCCGGCGCGGTCGTCGTGTCGTACGTGAACACCACGGCCGAGGTCAAAGCGGAGACCGACATCTGCTGCACCTCGTCGAACGCCGTCGACGTCGTCGCCTCCATCCCCGCTGACCAGGAGGTTCTGTTCCTGCCGGACCAGTTCCTCGGCGCGCACGTCAAACGCGTGACCGGCCGGGAGAACATGCACATCTGGGCTGGGGAATGCCACGTGCACGCCGGGATCAACGGTGCCGAACTGGCCGAGCGCGCCTCGGAGAACCCGGACGCGGACCTGTTCATCCACCCGGAATGCGGCTGCGCGACTTCGGCGCTGTACCTCGCCGGAGAGGGTGCCGTGGCCCCCGAGCGGGTCAAGATCCTCTCGACCGGCGACATGGTCCACGCCGCCCGCGACACCAAGGCGAAGTCGGTCCTCGTGGCCACCGAGATCGGGATGATCCACCAGTTGCGCAAGGCCGCGCCGGAGATCGACTTCCGCGCGGTGAACGATCGGGCGTCCTGCCGGTACATGAAGATGATCACCCCCGCCGCCCTGCTGCGGTCGCTGCGCGAGGGCGCCGACGAGGTCCACGTCGACATCGAGACCGCCGCCCGAGCCCGCGCTTCCGTGCAGCGCATGATCGAGATCGGGCAGCCTGGCGGCGGAGAATGA
- a CDS encoding LON peptidase substrate-binding domain-containing protein, with protein MTEPSDESTGKAILPLFPLQTVLLPGTHLPLHIFEPRYRQLMADLVGDVVPDREFGVVALRSAMIREVSGPEHVHEVGCSTVLREAKRLPDGRFDVVTTARRRFRLLEIDRVSAPYLIGSVEWVPDDRVASVHGDTVARLADVAKAAHRRYCESAWNADDWTTPPDDGDIAALAYRLTADCLLPLEDRQRLLEETNPLRRLRIACRLLTREAGFLSTLGAVPMPLEELGEFTRPSNLN; from the coding sequence GTGACCGAGCCGAGCGATGAGTCCACCGGGAAGGCGATCTTGCCGCTGTTCCCGCTACAGACCGTGCTTCTGCCCGGAACGCATCTCCCGTTGCACATCTTCGAGCCGCGGTACCGGCAGCTGATGGCCGACCTCGTCGGCGACGTCGTCCCGGACCGCGAGTTCGGCGTCGTCGCGCTGCGTTCGGCGATGATCAGGGAGGTGAGCGGGCCCGAGCACGTCCACGAGGTCGGCTGCAGCACGGTGCTGCGCGAGGCGAAACGGCTGCCGGACGGCAGATTCGACGTCGTCACCACCGCGCGGCGCCGGTTCCGGCTGCTGGAGATCGACCGCGTTTCCGCGCCGTACCTGATCGGCTCGGTCGAGTGGGTGCCCGACGACAGGGTCGCCTCGGTGCACGGAGACACCGTGGCCAGGCTCGCCGACGTCGCCAAGGCCGCGCACCGGCGCTACTGCGAGTCCGCCTGGAACGCCGACGACTGGACCACCCCGCCCGACGACGGTGACATCGCGGCGCTCGCGTACCGGCTCACCGCGGACTGCCTGCTCCCGCTGGAAGACCGGCAGCGCCTGCTGGAGGAGACCAACCCGCTGCGACGGCTGCGGATCGCGTGCCGTCTGCTGACGCGGGAGGCCGGGTTCCTCAGCACCCTCGGCGCGGTACCGATGCCGCTGGAGGAACTCGGCGAGTTCACGCGCCCCTCGAACCTGAACTGA
- the bioB gene encoding biotin synthase BioB, which translates to MTTAPETVDILAVARDQVLERGVGLTEEQLVEVLRLDDEHLTDLLALAHEVRMRWCGPEVEVEGIISLKTGGCPEDCHFCSQSGRFPTPVRSAWLDIPGLVKAARQTAETGATEFCIVAAVRGPDKRLLSQVREGIKAIREDGNDIQIACSLGMLTQEQVDELVEMGVHRYNHNLETARSHFANVVTTHTWEERWETLRMIREAGMEVCCGGIIGMGESVEQRAEFAAQLAELNPDECTMNFLIPQPGTPYEGYEIVEGKDALRTVAAFRLAMPRPLLRFSGGRELTFGDLGTKQGMLGGINAIIVGNYLTNLGRPATADLEMLDELKMPVKAISDVL; encoded by the coding sequence GTGACCACAGCCCCGGAGACCGTCGACATCCTCGCCGTGGCGCGTGACCAGGTCCTCGAGCGTGGTGTCGGGCTCACCGAAGAGCAGCTCGTCGAGGTCCTGCGGCTCGACGACGAACACCTGACCGACCTGCTGGCGCTGGCTCACGAGGTCCGGATGCGCTGGTGCGGCCCCGAGGTCGAGGTCGAGGGCATCATCAGCCTCAAGACCGGCGGCTGCCCCGAGGACTGCCACTTCTGCTCGCAGTCCGGCCGGTTCCCGACGCCGGTGCGGTCGGCGTGGCTGGACATCCCCGGCCTGGTCAAGGCCGCCCGTCAGACCGCCGAGACCGGCGCGACCGAGTTCTGCATCGTCGCCGCCGTCCGCGGCCCCGACAAACGGCTGCTCTCACAGGTCCGCGAGGGGATCAAGGCCATCCGCGAGGACGGCAACGACATCCAGATCGCCTGCTCGCTCGGCATGCTCACCCAGGAACAGGTCGACGAGCTCGTCGAGATGGGCGTGCACCGCTACAACCACAACCTGGAGACCGCGCGCTCGCATTTCGCGAACGTCGTCACCACGCACACGTGGGAAGAGCGCTGGGAGACGCTGCGCATGATCCGCGAGGCGGGCATGGAGGTCTGCTGCGGCGGCATCATCGGCATGGGGGAGAGCGTCGAACAGCGCGCCGAGTTCGCCGCGCAGCTGGCCGAGCTGAACCCGGACGAGTGCACGATGAACTTCCTCATCCCGCAGCCGGGGACGCCGTACGAGGGCTACGAGATCGTCGAGGGCAAGGACGCGCTGCGCACCGTGGCCGCGTTCCGGCTGGCGATGCCCCGCCCGCTGCTCCGGTTCTCCGGCGGCCGTGAGCTGACCTTCGGCGACCTGGGCACCAAGCAGGGCATGCTCGGCGGTATCAACGCGATCATCGTCGGCAACTACCTGACCAACCTCGGCCGCCCGGCCACCGCGGACCTGGAGATGCTCGACGAGCTGAAGATGCCGGTGAAGGCGATCAGTGACGTCCTCTGA
- a CDS encoding M48 family metallopeptidase: protein MTDDIEVSRHNAVRFPGISPRAYEHPVDRGALATLRAVPGFAQVVKAVSGFYAERGERLMALASGIRVGPKQYPELDKLRNECAEALDLERVPNLFVARSPEVNAQTIGMDEPFIVLNTAAVEAMDLASLRFVIGHEMGHVLSGHAVYRTIMIRLIGLQMSMSWTPVSAIGIRVVIAALREWYRKAELSCDRAGLLCSQDPTAALRSQILVAGGIDPSKIDIPAFLQQAAEYESVDDIRDSYLKLRYVETMSHPLAVVRAAQLQKWAASEEYRGILAGEYPRRDADAPSSTWTDDLKSAAKSYKDSWNSSADPLTKVFSDVGEAVSGAAGKVWSKFGNGSGEGASESGK from the coding sequence TTGACTGACGACATCGAGGTTTCCCGGCACAACGCCGTCCGCTTCCCAGGCATCAGCCCGCGCGCCTACGAACACCCCGTGGACCGCGGCGCACTGGCCACCCTGCGCGCGGTCCCCGGATTCGCACAGGTCGTGAAGGCGGTTTCGGGCTTCTACGCCGAACGCGGTGAGCGGCTCATGGCGCTCGCTTCCGGGATCCGGGTGGGCCCGAAGCAGTACCCGGAACTGGACAAGCTGCGCAACGAATGCGCCGAGGCCCTCGACCTCGAGCGGGTGCCGAACCTGTTCGTCGCCCGCAGCCCCGAGGTCAACGCGCAGACGATCGGGATGGACGAGCCGTTCATCGTGCTCAACACCGCGGCCGTCGAGGCGATGGACCTCGCGTCGCTGCGGTTCGTGATCGGGCACGAGATGGGGCACGTGCTGTCCGGGCACGCGGTGTACCGCACGATCATGATCCGGCTGATCGGCCTGCAGATGTCGATGTCGTGGACGCCGGTGAGCGCCATCGGCATCCGCGTCGTCATCGCCGCGCTGCGCGAGTGGTACCGCAAGGCCGAACTGTCCTGCGACCGCGCCGGGCTGCTGTGCTCGCAGGACCCGACCGCGGCGCTGCGGTCGCAGATCCTGGTCGCGGGCGGCATCGACCCGTCGAAGATCGACATCCCCGCCTTCCTGCAGCAGGCGGCGGAGTACGAATCGGTCGACGACATCCGCGACAGCTACCTGAAGCTCCGCTACGTCGAGACGATGTCGCATCCGCTGGCCGTCGTGCGCGCCGCGCAGCTGCAGAAGTGGGCGGCTTCGGAGGAGTACCGGGGCATCCTGGCGGGCGAGTACCCGCGCCGCGACGCGGACGCGCCGTCCTCCACCTGGACCGACGACCTGAAGTCGGCCGCGAAGTCGTACAAGGACTCCTGGAACAGCTCCGCGGACCCGCTGACGAAGGTGTTCAGCGACGTCGGCGAGGCGGTGTCCGGGGCGGCGGGCAAGGTGTGGAGCAAGTTCGGCAACGGTTCCGGCGAAGGTGCTTCGGAGTCCGGCAAATAG
- a CDS encoding alpha/beta hydrolase, with protein sequence MASSAGGYRVAPARLEAAAAELEQRAGVLKIAQTALAGENVPATAFGQVSASSAASATYTKTIKDVAGKLDGQITKATVIHQGLTAAGGGYRRADVQVAASYRALMPENPLPKAGNPAGVGGAADTGQWATAIAENRTKVSDALTSERERLANLLANGGKADDIANARTRIALYEDILANDRQILRFDPSGNGRIAELVGRIEPGTRNVGLFVPGVNTSFQNFQSYADLGKSLVAADATGRTAMVVWADGVFPQNVVIEGPAAHYAQTMAPDLKAFGDELRGQIDSHAGPGVVVTAVGHSYGGATVGLAEQLGLKADQVLHVESAGMGHGIWSPSDLPASQAGVQRYSMTAPFDPIVVAQGNAGLFEWLGAGHGADPDRFPGVVELETGRDANGDLQWGFDSHSGVLKPGSDSWNNIYGVITGGPLTHEGFTSGSLGEMVVEGVGRGL encoded by the coding sequence ATGGCATCCAGTGCGGGCGGTTACCGAGTCGCCCCCGCCAGGCTCGAAGCGGCGGCGGCGGAACTCGAACAGCGGGCCGGCGTACTCAAAATCGCGCAGACCGCGCTGGCGGGTGAGAACGTCCCCGCCACCGCGTTCGGCCAGGTTTCCGCGTCCAGCGCGGCTTCGGCGACGTACACGAAGACGATCAAGGACGTCGCGGGCAAACTCGACGGCCAGATCACCAAAGCGACCGTGATCCACCAGGGCCTGACGGCGGCGGGCGGCGGCTACCGGCGCGCCGACGTCCAGGTCGCCGCGTCATACCGGGCGCTGATGCCGGAGAACCCGTTGCCCAAGGCCGGGAACCCGGCGGGCGTCGGCGGCGCGGCCGACACCGGGCAGTGGGCGACCGCGATCGCGGAGAACCGCACGAAGGTCTCCGACGCGCTGACGTCGGAACGCGAGCGGCTCGCGAACCTCCTGGCGAACGGCGGCAAAGCCGACGACATCGCGAACGCGCGCACCAGGATCGCGCTGTACGAGGACATCCTCGCCAACGACCGGCAGATCCTGCGGTTCGATCCGTCCGGCAACGGGCGCATCGCCGAACTCGTCGGCCGGATCGAGCCGGGCACCCGCAACGTCGGCCTTTTCGTCCCCGGCGTCAACACCTCGTTCCAGAATTTCCAGAGCTACGCCGACCTCGGCAAGAGCCTGGTCGCCGCGGACGCCACCGGGCGGACCGCGATGGTCGTCTGGGCCGACGGGGTCTTCCCCCAGAACGTCGTCATCGAAGGACCGGCCGCGCACTACGCGCAGACGATGGCGCCCGATCTCAAGGCGTTCGGCGACGAGCTGCGCGGCCAGATCGACAGCCACGCCGGTCCGGGCGTCGTGGTCACCGCCGTCGGGCACAGCTACGGCGGCGCGACCGTGGGACTCGCGGAGCAGCTCGGGCTCAAGGCCGACCAGGTGCTGCACGTCGAGTCCGCGGGCATGGGGCACGGGATCTGGAGCCCGAGCGATCTGCCTGCCAGCCAGGCCGGTGTGCAGCGCTACTCCATGACGGCCCCCTTCGACCCGATCGTGGTCGCGCAGGGCAACGCGGGCCTCTTCGAATGGCTCGGCGCCGGGCACGGAGCGGACCCCGACCGCTTCCCCGGCGTCGTCGAACTGGAAACCGGTCGCGACGCGAACGGCGATCTGCAGTGGGGCTTCGATTCCCACAGCGGCGTGCTCAAGCCGGGTTCGGATTCGTGGAACAACATCTACGGTGTGATCACGGGCGGACCGCTCACGCACGAAGGCTTCACGAGCGGCTCGCTGGGCGAGATGGTCGTCGAGGGCGTCGGCCGGGGTTTGTGA
- a CDS encoding L-aspartate oxidase produces the protein MTGPVSALQAKTHPVWEAAADLVVIGSGVAGLTAALRAQELGLHVLVVTKATVSDGNTRWAQGGIAVVLEGEHEEGDSVGKHAEDTLTAGAGLCEEGAVRSIIVGGPAAVARLRAAGARFDPAAEGRTELARTREGGHSAFRVIHAGGDATGAEVERTLVAETGGRRIPVLEHHIAVDAIRTPSGEVVGVTVLDHDGVPGVVRAAAVLLASGGLGQLYQATSNPALATGDGLALALRAGAQVADIEFVQFHPTVLFTPGARGRLPLVTEAVRGEGATLHDATGASVMRGVHPLGDLAPRDVVSAAITRRMAQAPGGVDDHVFLDATGISGFAKRFPTVHAACAVLGLDPAKEPIPVTPAAHFACGGVVTTVDGRSAVRGLYAAGEVARTGLHGANRLASNSLLEGLVVGRRVAEAVAADLATGQLGDPRRGVLASRATVPVADRDSMQRAMSRYAAIGRDAEGLSVVGSVLDLSMTESPLWTPRTVEDAALTLVAEALVAAAARRTESRGCHVRTDFPERDDNAWQRGQLIRLSPSGQPVLADPIALEGVA, from the coding sequence ATGACCGGCCCGGTTAGCGCCCTTCAGGCGAAAACCCATCCCGTTTGGGAGGCCGCCGCCGATCTCGTGGTGATCGGCAGTGGAGTGGCCGGGCTCACCGCCGCACTGCGCGCCCAGGAACTCGGACTGCACGTCCTGGTGGTCACCAAGGCGACGGTCTCCGACGGGAACACCCGCTGGGCCCAAGGCGGCATCGCGGTCGTGCTGGAAGGTGAGCACGAGGAGGGCGACTCGGTCGGCAAGCACGCCGAGGACACGCTCACCGCCGGTGCCGGGCTCTGCGAAGAGGGCGCCGTCCGCTCGATCATCGTGGGCGGCCCGGCCGCGGTGGCCAGGCTGCGCGCCGCGGGCGCCCGTTTCGACCCGGCGGCCGAAGGGCGGACAGAGCTCGCCCGCACGCGGGAAGGCGGGCACAGCGCGTTCCGCGTCATTCACGCCGGTGGCGACGCGACCGGCGCGGAGGTCGAGCGGACGCTGGTCGCGGAGACCGGTGGCCGCCGGATCCCGGTGCTGGAGCACCACATCGCCGTCGACGCGATCCGCACGCCCTCGGGCGAGGTCGTCGGCGTGACCGTCCTGGACCATGACGGTGTGCCAGGGGTCGTCAGGGCGGCGGCGGTGCTGCTGGCCAGCGGCGGACTGGGGCAGCTCTACCAGGCGACGTCGAATCCGGCGCTCGCCACAGGGGACGGGCTGGCGCTCGCGTTGCGGGCGGGAGCGCAGGTCGCGGACATCGAATTCGTCCAGTTCCACCCGACCGTCCTGTTCACCCCCGGCGCGCGCGGCCGCCTCCCGCTGGTCACCGAGGCAGTGCGCGGCGAGGGCGCGACCCTGCACGACGCGACGGGCGCTTCGGTGATGCGCGGGGTGCACCCGCTCGGTGATCTCGCGCCCCGTGACGTCGTTTCGGCGGCGATCACCCGCCGGATGGCACAGGCGCCCGGCGGGGTCGACGATCACGTCTTCCTCGACGCCACAGGGATATCCGGGTTCGCGAAGCGGTTCCCGACCGTGCACGCGGCGTGCGCGGTGCTCGGGCTCGACCCGGCGAAGGAACCGATCCCGGTCACGCCCGCTGCGCATTTCGCCTGTGGCGGCGTGGTGACCACTGTGGACGGACGGTCCGCTGTCCGTGGGCTCTACGCGGCGGGAGAGGTCGCGAGGACCGGCCTGCACGGCGCGAATCGCCTGGCCTCCAACAGTTTGCTCGAAGGTCTGGTCGTCGGGCGGCGGGTGGCCGAGGCGGTCGCCGCGGACCTCGCCACCGGACAGCTCGGCGACCCCAGGCGTGGCGTGCTCGCGTCGAGGGCGACCGTCCCGGTGGCCGACCGCGACTCGATGCAGCGGGCGATGAGCCGTTACGCCGCGATCGGCCGGGACGCGGAAGGCCTTTCGGTGGTCGGCTCGGTGCTGGATCTCTCGATGACCGAGAGTCCTTTGTGGACTCCTCGGACCGTCGAGGACGCGGCGCTCACGCTGGTCGCGGAGGCCCTGGTCGCGGCGGCCGCGCGCCGGACGGAATCCCGTGGCTGTCACGTGCGGACCGACTTCCCCGAACGTGACGACAATGCCTGGCAACGCGGTCAGCTCATCCGGCTCAGCCCGTCGGGGCAGCCGGTGCTGGCCGATCCGATCGCTTTGGAGGGTGTGGCATGA
- a CDS encoding S8 family serine peptidase gives MVGFAGKSAVVGSAAVVALLGAPVPSAAVAEQCANPTGTYTAAVPWGQRLIDPARIWPLSRGTGQLIAVIGTGVDGSNGQFASGQLVGGQGTQSDDCDGRGTIAAGIVGAQPDPSTTFVGIAPGAKILPIRYTQVNGGGDPAQLAGAIETALNRGAGIILIAVPAASDSPALGGAVSRAKEKGALIVSPAAGTQQGQTSYPTATPGVLAVGSTNQAGEAVQTESGSYVGISAPGAELVSTSAGAGGTVAHRWPVSDPSLAAAHVAGVAALVRAYHPELSPEQIVARLTLTARRGPSGGHDPRRGWGAIDAYAAVSAAIPAGTPGPGGPPSVGPDTFVVPAAAPARAGSDKVSGVLAIVGVAVAIAAGVVVATVRRGKRRGWRPSRFRAS, from the coding sequence ATGGTGGGCTTTGCCGGTAAAAGTGCCGTTGTGGGGAGTGCGGCGGTCGTGGCTCTGCTCGGCGCTCCCGTCCCGTCGGCGGCGGTCGCCGAGCAGTGCGCGAACCCGACCGGCACCTACACCGCGGCCGTCCCGTGGGGACAGCGGCTGATCGATCCCGCCCGGATCTGGCCGCTGTCGCGCGGCACCGGCCAGCTGATCGCGGTGATCGGCACCGGAGTCGACGGGAGCAACGGCCAGTTCGCGTCCGGTCAGCTCGTCGGTGGCCAGGGCACGCAGTCCGACGACTGCGACGGCCGGGGCACGATCGCCGCCGGGATCGTCGGCGCGCAGCCGGATCCGTCCACGACATTCGTCGGGATCGCGCCCGGCGCCAAGATCCTGCCGATCCGCTACACCCAGGTGAACGGCGGAGGCGATCCCGCGCAGCTCGCGGGCGCCATCGAAACCGCGCTGAACCGCGGCGCCGGGATCATCCTGATCGCCGTCCCGGCCGCTTCCGACAGCCCCGCGCTCGGCGGCGCCGTTTCGCGCGCCAAGGAGAAAGGCGCGCTGATCGTCTCTCCCGCCGCGGGGACGCAGCAGGGGCAGACGTCCTACCCGACCGCGACACCCGGCGTGCTCGCCGTGGGTTCGACCAATCAGGCGGGCGAAGCGGTACAGACGGAATCCGGTTCCTACGTGGGGATTTCCGCGCCCGGAGCCGAACTGGTCAGCACGTCCGCGGGCGCGGGCGGCACCGTGGCGCACCGGTGGCCGGTGAGCGATCCCAGCCTGGCCGCCGCGCATGTGGCGGGCGTCGCGGCGCTCGTGCGCGCGTATCACCCCGAGTTGTCGCCCGAGCAGATCGTCGCCCGGCTGACGCTGACCGCGCGGCGCGGCCCGAGCGGCGGGCACGATCCCCGGCGGGGCTGGGGCGCGATCGACGCCTACGCCGCCGTTTCCGCCGCGATCCCGGCCGGGACGCCCGGTCCGGGAGGACCGCCGAGCGTCGGCCCGGACACCTTCGTCGTCCCCGCGGCGGCACCCGCCCGCGCGGGATCCGACAAGGTTTCCGGCGTGCTCGCCATCGTCGGGGTGGCCGTCGCCATCGCGGCGGGAGTGGTGGTGGCCACGGTCCGGCGCGGCAAGCGCCGAGGCTGGCGGCCTTCGCGATTTCGCGCCTCGTGA
- the nadC gene encoding carboxylating nicotinate-nucleotide diphosphorylase, producing the protein MTEFSPWVTKALAEHGLDVDDVRRVVTTALAEDLRYGPDATTNATVPESANALAELTPRTAGVVAGIPVALAVFDVVLGSGLEILAARDDGDRLTAGEPALVVRGPVRGLLTAERTALNLLCHLSGIATATAAWVAAMEGTGCRVRDSRKTLPGLRLLEKYAVRAGGGVNHRLGLGDAVLIKDNHVVAAGSVTAALAAAREHAPELHCEVEVDDLDQLEEALAAGADEVLLDNFTPDECAKAVDRRDEVSPKTRLESSGGLRLDAARAYAASGVDFLAVGALTHSSPALDLGMDLR; encoded by the coding sequence ATGACCGAATTCTCCCCGTGGGTCACCAAGGCGCTGGCCGAGCACGGTCTCGACGTCGACGATGTGCGGCGCGTCGTCACCACGGCGCTGGCCGAAGACCTGCGCTACGGGCCCGACGCGACGACGAACGCCACCGTGCCCGAGTCCGCGAACGCGCTCGCCGAACTCACACCGAGGACGGCCGGTGTGGTCGCCGGGATCCCGGTGGCGCTGGCGGTGTTCGACGTCGTGCTCGGTTCGGGCCTGGAGATCCTGGCCGCCCGTGACGACGGTGACCGGCTGACCGCCGGCGAGCCCGCGCTGGTCGTCCGCGGTCCGGTGCGTGGCCTGCTCACCGCCGAACGCACCGCGCTGAACCTGCTGTGTCACCTGTCCGGTATCGCCACCGCGACCGCCGCCTGGGTGGCCGCGATGGAGGGAACCGGTTGCCGGGTCAGGGATTCCCGCAAGACCCTGCCCGGACTGCGGTTGCTGGAGAAGTACGCCGTCCGCGCGGGCGGCGGGGTGAACCACCGGCTCGGGCTCGGCGACGCGGTGCTGATCAAGGACAACCACGTGGTCGCCGCGGGTTCGGTGACCGCCGCGCTCGCCGCCGCTCGCGAACACGCGCCCGAACTGCACTGCGAGGTCGAGGTCGACGACCTGGATCAACTGGAAGAGGCGCTCGCCGCGGGAGCCGACGAGGTACTGCTGGACAACTTCACGCCGGACGAGTGCGCGAAAGCCGTCGACAGGCGCGACGAGGTTTCGCCGAAGACCCGGCTGGAATCCTCCGGTGGGTTACGGCTGGACGCGGCGCGGGCGTACGCGGCGTCCGGTGTGGACTTCCTCGCCGTCGGGGCGCTCACCCATTCCTCACCCGCGCTCGACCTCGGGATGGACCTGCGCTGA